A genomic region of Deltaproteobacteria bacterium contains the following coding sequences:
- the hemB gene encoding porphobilinogen synthase yields MATFPSARPRRLRRTEALRGMVRETALAPTDFIYPLFVCEGTNVRTPISSMPGVFNLSIDNLVEECGQVLALGVPSVILFGIPGAKDARGSDAYAAQGIVQRAIRAVKKAHPSLVVMADVCLCEYTDHGHCGLLDDHGHVQNDASLPLLAQLATTCAEAGADVIAPSDMMDGRVGAIRSALDEKGFLDTPILSYAAKYASAFYGPFREAAQSAPRSGDRKGYQMDPGNVREALKEVEQDLAEGADLVMVKPALAYLDVIRAVKERTNVPVAAYNVSGEYSMLKAAAQNGWIDHDRAMMEMLTSIKRAGADLILTYFAKDAAKLLG; encoded by the coding sequence TTGGCCACCTTTCCCTCCGCCCGTCCCCGCCGGCTCCGCCGCACCGAGGCGCTCCGCGGCATGGTCCGCGAGACCGCGCTCGCTCCCACCGACTTCATCTACCCGCTCTTCGTGTGCGAGGGGACGAACGTCCGCACGCCGATCTCGAGCATGCCGGGCGTGTTCAACCTCTCCATCGACAACCTGGTCGAAGAGTGCGGCCAGGTGCTCGCGCTCGGCGTGCCCTCGGTGATCCTCTTCGGCATTCCGGGAGCGAAGGACGCACGGGGCTCCGACGCGTACGCGGCGCAGGGCATCGTCCAGCGCGCCATCCGCGCGGTGAAGAAGGCCCACCCCAGCCTGGTGGTGATGGCCGACGTCTGCCTCTGCGAGTACACCGACCACGGCCACTGCGGCCTGCTCGACGACCACGGCCACGTGCAGAACGACGCCTCGCTGCCGCTGCTGGCCCAGCTGGCCACCACCTGCGCCGAGGCGGGGGCCGACGTCATCGCCCCGAGCGACATGATGGACGGCCGCGTGGGCGCCATCCGCTCCGCGCTCGATGAGAAGGGCTTCCTCGACACGCCCATCCTCAGCTACGCGGCCAAGTACGCCAGCGCGTTCTACGGTCCGTTCCGCGAGGCGGCCCAGAGCGCGCCCAGGTCCGGCGACCGCAAGGGCTACCAGATGGACCCGGGCAACGTGCGCGAAGCTCTCAAAGAGGTGGAGCAGGACCTCGCCGAGGGCGCAGATCTGGTGATGGTGAAGCCCGCGCTCGCGTACCTCGACGTCATCCGCGCGGTGAAGGAGCGGACGAACGTGCCGGTGGCCGCATACAACGTCTCGGGCGAGTACAGCATGCTCAAGGCGGCGGCGCAGAACGGCTGGATCGACCACGACCGCGCGATGATGGAGATGCTCACCAGCATCAAGCGCGCGGGCGCGGACCTCATCCTCACCTACTTCGCCAAGGACGCGGCGAAGCTGCTCGGCTAG
- a CDS encoding DUF4177 domain-containing protein, protein MLEYKVVESSTVTDEELTRVINEFVGQGWAYDGIQFAMRESSKRPAMAFVMFTRGGTEAGDSKVVSIHRRPRKKDRA, encoded by the coding sequence ATGCTCGAGTACAAGGTGGTGGAGTCCTCGACGGTGACCGACGAGGAGCTCACGCGCGTCATCAACGAGTTCGTGGGGCAGGGCTGGGCCTACGACGGCATCCAGTTTGCGATGCGCGAGAGCAGCAAGCGCCCGGCCATGGCCTTCGTGATGTTCACGCGCGGGGGCACGGAGGCGGGCGACTCGAAGGTCGTCTCCATCCACCGCCGGCCTCGCAAGAAGGACCGCGCTTGA
- a CDS encoding RDD family protein — translation MLTALTALVHRAGAAAGAVYLLLADGLFRGQSLGKRLLGIKVIHVPTRKGAGARASAVRNFPMAVLGLLAMGPASHWALLAAASLAVLGYEAVRSVLDPLGLRIGDALAHTQVVDAKVVAGSPALAGAGVGAPPPGMERMPRRVSRRAAARKLLVA, via the coding sequence GTGCTCACGGCCCTCACGGCGCTCGTGCACCGCGCGGGCGCGGCGGCGGGCGCGGTCTATCTGCTGCTCGCCGACGGCCTGTTCCGCGGCCAGAGCTTGGGCAAGCGCTTGCTGGGCATCAAGGTCATCCACGTGCCCACGCGCAAGGGCGCCGGCGCCCGCGCGAGCGCGGTCCGCAACTTCCCCATGGCCGTGCTCGGGCTGCTGGCGATGGGCCCCGCGAGCCACTGGGCGCTCCTGGCCGCGGCGTCGCTGGCGGTGCTCGGCTACGAGGCCGTGCGAAGCGTGCTCGACCCCCTCGGCCTTCGCATCGGCGACGCGCTCGCGCATACCCAGGTCGTCGACGCCAAGGTCGTGGCCGGCTCGCCCGCGCTGGCCGGCGCCGGTGTCGGGGCGCCGCCGCCCGGGATGGAGCGGATGCCCCGGCGCGTTTCACGTCGAGCCGCGGCTCGCAAGCTTCTCGTTGCTTAG